The following coding sequences lie in one Alloacidobacterium dinghuense genomic window:
- a CDS encoding sugar MFS transporter — MAITNVSSSSVTTHAPGGTNRSAMAMVTTLFFMWGFLTSLNDILIPHLKSIFSLNYAEAMLVQFVFFCAYAAFGIPSGKVVEWIGYQRTMVAGLFTMCVGALLFIPAASVPSFALFLAALIVLAAGITALQVAANPYVSVLGPAETASSRLNLTQAFNSLGTVIGPLLGGLLILGKAAKHTEDVSTLSPQELHLYRLQEAATVKFPYVAIALALVILGLAIALFKFPRLDATKDYRPMGDKKDSMWRHRHVVLGAVGIFVYVGAEVAIGSFLINYFGQKEIGGLTPLAASALVPFYWGGAMIGRFIGSAILQKVQTGKLLALCAVVAALLVITSMLTFGHVAIWSILLVGLFNSIMFPSIFTLGIAEMGPLTGEASGLLVTAIVGGAIIPEIQGILADHIGIHHAFVLPILCYLFIAYYGLKGSKVLSSESTY; from the coding sequence ATGGCGATCACAAACGTAAGCAGCTCTTCGGTCACAACCCACGCTCCCGGTGGAACCAACAGAAGTGCCATGGCGATGGTCACCACGCTCTTCTTCATGTGGGGCTTTCTTACTTCGCTCAATGACATCCTCATCCCGCATCTCAAGTCCATCTTTTCTCTCAACTACGCAGAAGCCATGCTCGTGCAGTTCGTCTTCTTTTGCGCCTACGCCGCTTTCGGGATCCCCTCAGGCAAAGTCGTCGAATGGATCGGCTATCAGCGGACCATGGTCGCTGGCCTCTTCACCATGTGCGTCGGAGCGCTGCTCTTCATCCCCGCCGCCAGCGTCCCTTCGTTCGCGCTTTTCCTCGCAGCACTGATCGTGCTCGCTGCGGGCATAACAGCGCTGCAAGTGGCAGCGAACCCGTATGTGTCCGTTCTCGGGCCGGCTGAGACCGCATCCAGCCGCCTGAATCTGACGCAGGCGTTCAATTCGCTGGGCACTGTCATCGGTCCGCTTCTCGGCGGTCTGCTGATTCTCGGCAAGGCAGCAAAGCACACAGAGGACGTAAGCACGCTCTCTCCGCAGGAACTCCACCTTTACCGTCTGCAGGAAGCAGCAACCGTCAAGTTCCCCTATGTGGCCATCGCTCTCGCGCTCGTCATCCTCGGTTTGGCCATCGCTCTCTTCAAGTTCCCACGTCTCGACGCGACCAAAGACTACCGTCCAATGGGCGACAAGAAAGACAGCATGTGGCGTCATCGCCACGTCGTTCTCGGCGCTGTAGGAATCTTCGTCTACGTCGGTGCAGAAGTCGCGATCGGCAGCTTCCTCATCAACTACTTCGGTCAAAAGGAAATCGGCGGCCTCACCCCGCTCGCAGCCTCAGCCCTCGTGCCTTTCTATTGGGGAGGCGCGATGATCGGCCGCTTCATCGGCTCAGCCATTCTGCAAAAGGTGCAGACGGGAAAGCTGCTGGCGCTTTGCGCCGTTGTCGCCGCCCTACTGGTCATTACCTCCATGCTCACCTTCGGCCACGTCGCCATCTGGAGCATCCTGCTCGTCGGCCTCTTCAACTCCATCATGTTCCCCAGCATCTTCACCCTGGGCATCGCCGAAATGGGCCCGCTCACCGGCGAGGCCTCCGGTCTTCTAGTCACCGCCATCGTCGGCGGAGCCATCATTCCCGAAATTCAAGGCATCCTCGCCGACCACATCGGCATTCACCACGCCTTCGTCCTGCCCATCCTTTGCTACCTCTTCATCGCCTACTACGGACTGAAGGGCTCAAAAGTACTCTCCTCTGAGTCAACGTATTAA
- a CDS encoding sugar phosphate isomerase/epimerase family protein, translated as MNRREFLSAAAATVATSSLGFAETQSELKPMALGLLIKPADGPEATISRVKNMGFTNCFFSLDAYIDKYTPALADELGGLLKKYDVVATTAEVVGPGRLVWDFEDGPSTIGLVPRQSRSARIDALKQTSDFAKLLGIGQIQTHCGFIPENPRDPLYDEAVLAIQELAKHCARNGQRFLMETGQETPTTMARAIQDVNQPNLGVGLDTANLILYGKANPVDAVDIIGPHVHAIHAKDGKWPTDPMKLGEEVLIGQGLVNFEAVLTKLHNLGYTGAVTIERETEGPQQIEDVKNEKIYLEKIIAKIQNS; from the coding sequence ATGAACCGAAGAGAATTTCTAAGTGCCGCAGCAGCCACCGTGGCAACAAGTAGCCTCGGATTCGCCGAAACCCAGAGCGAACTCAAGCCCATGGCCCTCGGCCTGCTCATCAAGCCGGCCGACGGCCCGGAAGCCACCATCTCCCGCGTCAAGAACATGGGTTTCACCAACTGCTTCTTCTCACTCGACGCCTACATCGATAAATACACACCGGCATTAGCCGACGAGCTAGGCGGCCTGCTCAAGAAGTACGATGTCGTCGCGACGACAGCCGAAGTCGTAGGCCCCGGCCGCCTCGTCTGGGACTTTGAAGACGGCCCGTCAACAATCGGCCTCGTCCCCCGCCAAAGCCGCTCCGCCCGCATCGACGCCCTCAAGCAAACATCAGACTTCGCCAAGCTCCTCGGCATCGGCCAAATCCAGACGCACTGCGGCTTCATCCCCGAAAACCCGCGCGACCCGCTTTACGACGAAGCCGTTCTCGCCATTCAGGAACTAGCAAAGCACTGCGCTAGAAACGGCCAGCGCTTCCTCATGGAAACTGGACAGGAAACGCCCACTACCATGGCGCGCGCCATCCAGGACGTGAACCAGCCGAACCTGGGCGTCGGCCTCGACACAGCCAACCTCATCCTCTACGGTAAAGCGAATCCGGTCGACGCCGTCGACATCATCGGCCCGCACGTCCACGCCATCCACGCAAAAGACGGCAAGTGGCCCACCGACCCCATGAAGCTAGGCGAAGAAGTTCTCATCGGCCAGGGTCTCGTCAACTTCGAAGCCGTCCTCACCAAGCTCCACAATCTCGGCTACACCGGAGCGGTCACCATCGAGCGCGAAACCGAAGGTCCGCAGCAAATCGAAGACGTAAAGAACGAAAAAATCTACCTCGAAAAGATCATCGCCAAAATCCAGAACAGCTGA